In a genomic window of Gemmatimonadetes bacterium T265:
- a CDS encoding IS110 family transposase produces the protein MMYLGFDIGKRWHDAALLDGDGELVWQARFAPTRSGLTQLAARLADVPPADVQVGLEATGVYWLTLHAWLQQWGAPTVRVLNPLQTRAFRNANLRGAKTDRIDAVVIARLLHWGGKRLASHAVPEDRQAAAREISRLRTEMVELRARQLTKLHTVLDPLFPEFAAVFSDLGSPSALAVLARWATPAALARARASEVTRVLHAASRGHLGAETARALRTCAAASVGVVDPYGAAAVAVQTLVTHLEQLRAHVVALGERLDALQADDAPTRALLATVPGFGRETVRTWLAELPAMARFAAQAREQARTLKKPKHGADKLVAAVGLDAQVKQSGRSAGHARMSKRGNRYVRRAVMLAARSAARTDPQCQAVYDAQRARGKPYLVALSHVAHQLLHITYSVLLHAKGYELPARFGTVPAPELAMAGT, from the coding sequence ATGATGTACCTCGGATTCGACATCGGCAAGCGCTGGCATGACGCCGCGCTCCTGGACGGCGACGGCGAGCTCGTCTGGCAAGCCCGGTTCGCCCCGACGCGATCTGGGTTGACGCAACTCGCGGCACGCCTCGCCGACGTGCCGCCGGCCGACGTGCAGGTCGGGCTCGAAGCGACCGGGGTCTACTGGCTCACCCTGCACGCGTGGCTCCAGCAGTGGGGCGCGCCGACCGTCCGCGTGCTCAACCCACTCCAGACCCGGGCCTTCCGCAACGCCAACCTGCGCGGGGCCAAGACCGACCGGATCGACGCGGTCGTGATCGCGCGCCTGCTGCACTGGGGCGGGAAGCGCCTCGCCTCGCACGCGGTGCCCGAGGACCGCCAGGCCGCCGCGCGTGAGATCAGCCGACTCCGGACCGAGATGGTCGAGCTCCGCGCGCGCCAGCTCACGAAGCTGCACACCGTGCTCGACCCGCTCTTCCCCGAGTTCGCCGCCGTGTTCTCCGACCTCGGGAGCCCGAGCGCGCTCGCCGTCCTCGCCCGGTGGGCGACGCCCGCGGCCCTCGCCCGAGCGCGCGCGTCCGAGGTCACGCGCGTGCTCCACGCGGCCAGCCGCGGCCATCTCGGGGCCGAGACGGCGCGCGCGCTGCGCACCTGCGCCGCCGCCTCGGTCGGCGTCGTCGACCCGTACGGCGCGGCCGCCGTCGCGGTCCAGACCCTCGTCACCCACCTCGAGCAGCTGCGCGCGCACGTCGTCGCGTTAGGCGAGCGCCTCGACGCGCTGCAGGCCGACGACGCCCCGACCCGCGCCCTGCTCGCGACCGTGCCGGGCTTCGGCCGCGAGACCGTGCGGACGTGGCTCGCCGAGCTCCCGGCGATGGCGCGCTTCGCCGCGCAGGCGCGCGAGCAGGCGCGCACCCTCAAGAAGCCGAAGCACGGGGCCGACAAGCTCGTCGCCGCCGTCGGCCTCGACGCCCAGGTCAAGCAGTCGGGCCGCTCCGCCGGGCACGCGCGCATGAGCAAGCGCGGCAATCGGTACGTGCGCCGCGCCGTCATGCTCGCCGCCCGCTCGGCCGCGCGCACCGACCCGCAGTGCCAGGCGGTCTACGACGCCCAACGCGCCCGCGGGAAGCCCTACCTAGTCGCGCTCAGCCACGTGGCCCACCAACTCCTGCACATCACGTACAGCGTCCTCCTGCACGCGAAAGGCTACGAACTCCCCGCCCGCTTCGGCACCGTACCCGCACCAGAACTCGCCATGGCCGGGACTTGA
- a CDS encoding IS1182 family transposase, which yields MLPCCPAPSAPPMARDKHIDASPRVLPVDLARQLLPGTFEHAAHHLLAHAVDLSRFDARFRNDDTGAPAYPPAMLLTVVLCAYAHGIVSSRAIERLCREHVTFIALCGDTAPHVTTIAQFVSTLGPDIAHVFAAVLAVCDRQGLIGRERFAIDGVKLPSHASKRRSGTRANFERQAAKCEAAAAAMLARHRAADPQPVEPDVAAKDTARRERLEHDAQELRTWLAAPPEDRRGPSGGVRQSNRTDADSAKLATGKGVLQGDTGVAAVDAARQSIVEAQAHGTGAEQELLLPVVTALEPVLAPTTVLTADAGYHSEANLRYLAEQHVSALITDNAMRQRDERCATQAQRQGTPDPLYDKTHAVDEPRVFQPSDFTYDAAARTCVCPAGKMLYRSGRDIVTRGYVADHFRGAKGVCGPCPLRAQCLRTPDRTPTRQVACCRGKAAGTPESHTDRMKRRLDTPEGRAQYGRRFATVEPVFGNLRANKRLDRFTLRGRTKVDGPWKLYCLVHNIEKLAHHGYAA from the coding sequence TTGCTGCCGTGCTGCCCCGCCCCGAGCGCCCCGCCCATGGCCCGCGACAAGCATATCGACGCCAGCCCGCGCGTTCTGCCGGTCGATCTCGCCCGGCAATTGCTGCCCGGCACGTTCGAGCATGCGGCGCATCACCTCCTGGCGCACGCGGTCGACCTGTCGCGTTTCGACGCCCGCTTCCGGAACGACGACACCGGCGCCCCCGCGTACCCGCCGGCCATGCTGCTCACCGTCGTGCTCTGTGCGTACGCGCACGGCATCGTGAGCAGTCGCGCCATCGAGCGGCTCTGCCGCGAGCACGTGACCTTCATCGCGCTGTGTGGCGACACGGCCCCGCACGTCACGACCATCGCGCAGTTCGTCAGCACGCTGGGCCCGGACATCGCCCACGTGTTCGCGGCGGTGCTCGCCGTCTGCGACCGCCAAGGCCTGATCGGGCGCGAGAGGTTCGCCATCGACGGGGTGAAGCTCCCGAGTCATGCCTCGAAACGGCGCAGCGGCACCCGCGCGAACTTCGAGCGGCAGGCGGCCAAGTGTGAGGCCGCCGCCGCCGCGATGCTCGCCCGGCACCGCGCAGCCGACCCCCAACCCGTCGAGCCGGACGTGGCCGCGAAGGACACGGCGCGACGGGAACGGCTCGAGCACGACGCGCAAGAACTCCGGACCTGGCTCGCCGCGCCCCCCGAGGACCGGCGTGGGCCATCCGGCGGCGTGCGGCAGAGCAACCGGACCGACGCCGACAGTGCGAAGCTGGCCACGGGCAAGGGCGTGCTCCAGGGCGACACCGGCGTGGCGGCCGTCGACGCGGCGCGCCAGAGCATCGTGGAGGCGCAGGCGCATGGCACCGGCGCGGAGCAGGAGCTGCTCCTCCCGGTGGTGACTGCGCTCGAGCCGGTGCTCGCGCCCACGACGGTGCTCACCGCGGATGCGGGCTACCACAGCGAGGCGAACCTGCGCTACCTGGCCGAGCAGCACGTCAGCGCGCTCATCACCGACAACGCGATGCGGCAGCGGGACGAGCGTTGCGCGACCCAAGCACAGCGTCAGGGCACGCCCGATCCGCTGTACGACAAGACGCACGCGGTCGACGAGCCGCGCGTCTTCCAGCCGAGCGACTTCACCTACGACGCCGCGGCACGCACGTGCGTGTGCCCCGCCGGCAAGATGCTCTACCGCTCCGGCCGCGACATCGTCACGCGCGGCTACGTCGCCGATCACTTCCGCGGGGCGAAGGGCGTCTGCGGTCCCTGCCCGCTCCGGGCGCAGTGCCTGCGCACGCCGGACCGCACGCCGACGCGCCAGGTCGCCTGCTGCCGGGGCAAGGCGGCCGGCACGCCCGAGAGCCACACGGATCGCATGAAGCGGCGGCTCGACACGCCCGAGGGCCGGGCGCAGTACGGGCGCCGCTTCGCGACCGTGGAGCCGGTCTTCGGCAACCTGCGGGCGAACAAGCGGCTCGACCGCTTCACGCTCCGCGGCCGGACGAAGGTCGACGGGCCGTGGAAGCTCTACTGCCTGGTGCACAACATCGAGAAACTCGCCCACCACGGGTACGCGGCGTAG
- a CDS encoding oxidoreductase: MPLTNRTVLITGGASGIGLALATLLVPRRNTVLVTGRDGERLAAAERALPGVRGFQSDASDPEAIRALRERVLAEFPALDVLVNNAGVMRNIDFGRAAGPDDVTREIEINLSGPVRMVEQFLPHLKGRGEALIVNVSSGLAFVPFPLAPVYSATKAGIHAFTQVLRVQLAGTGVTVVELAPPGVETPLFRGEFTEAVKGQKAMDPAVLAARAVAGIEAGRLEIRPGLSNVVKLLSRAAPGFALRQLTRTVLPKREGA; encoded by the coding sequence ATGCCGCTGACGAACAGGACGGTCCTCATCACCGGGGGCGCGAGCGGCATCGGCCTCGCGCTCGCGACGCTACTCGTCCCGCGCCGCAACACGGTCCTCGTCACCGGGCGCGACGGCGAGCGGCTCGCGGCCGCCGAGCGCGCGCTCCCCGGCGTCCGCGGTTTTCAGAGCGACGCGAGCGACCCGGAGGCGATCCGGGCGCTCCGCGAGCGCGTGCTCGCCGAGTTCCCCGCACTCGACGTGCTCGTGAACAACGCCGGGGTCATGCGGAACATCGACTTCGGCCGGGCCGCCGGGCCGGACGACGTGACGCGCGAGATCGAGATCAACCTGAGCGGGCCCGTGCGCATGGTCGAGCAGTTCCTGCCGCACCTGAAGGGCCGCGGCGAGGCGCTCATCGTCAACGTCTCGTCGGGCCTCGCCTTCGTCCCGTTCCCGCTCGCGCCGGTCTACTCGGCGACGAAGGCCGGGATCCACGCCTTCACCCAGGTTCTGCGCGTACAGCTCGCGGGAACGGGTGTCACCGTCGTCGAACTGGCCCCGCCCGGCGTGGAGACGCCGCTCTTCCGCGGCGAGTTCACCGAGGCGGTGAAGGGGCAGAAGGCGATGGACCCGGCCGTACTCGCGGCGCGCGCGGTCGCGGGCATCGAGGCGGGCCGGCTCGAGATCCGGCCGGGGCTCAGCAACGTGGTGAAGCTCCTGAGCCGGGCGGCGCCCGGGTTCGCGCTGCGCCAGCTGACGCGCACGGTCCTCCCGAAGCGGGAGGGCGCCTAA